A window from Malania oleifera isolate guangnan ecotype guangnan chromosome 7, ASM2987363v1, whole genome shotgun sequence encodes these proteins:
- the LOC131160751 gene encoding uncharacterized protein LOC131160751 — translation MVEQFESSMLGMEQWQEELNSKMNKLLDLMMDKGKTVPPQNVKEESDLAYPPGFTPLHGQTSTQPPMAAENPPLNNALFIPTAPTLRVLAVGMPLIMMIDIGVDRIKTEHRCDILEERLRAIEGSNSFGTIDPTNPYLVPKVTLPPKFKMPDFEKYDGTRCPRAHLRLYCQAMTAYSNDEKLMMHCFQISLTGFAIRLYIQQNKAWVRTWKDLANAFITHYCHVTEMAPSCMMLQEMEKKPIETFREYAYKWRDMTIHMDPPMSDR, via the coding sequence ATGGTGGAACAATTCGAAAGCAGCATGCTGGGAATGGAACAGTGGCAAGAGGAGCTGAATAGCAAAATGAATAAGCTGTTGGATTTGATGATGGACAAGGGTAAGACTGTGCCACCACAAAATGTTAAGGAAGAGTCAGACCTCGCCTATCCTCCAGGATTCACCCCATTGCACGGGCAAACATCGACACAACCTCCGATGGCCGCAGAAAATCCTCCGCTAAACAATGCTTTATTCATACCTACCGCACCAACATTAAGGGTCCTAGCAGTCGGAATGCCCCTAATAATGATGATAGATATAGGGGTAGATAGAATCAAAACTGAGCATCGCTGTGACATACTTGAAGAACGGTTAAGGGCCATTGAAGGGTCCAATTCATTCGGTACCATTGATCCAACAAACCCCTACTTGGTGCCGAAGGTCACTCTACCACCGAAGTTTAAGATGCCAGATTTTGAAAAGTACGATGGAACTCGGTGTCCTCGTGCCCACTTACGGTTGTATTGTCAAGCCATGACAGCGTACTCaaacgatgaaaaactaatgatgcactGTTTCCAGATTAGTTTGACTGGATTTGCCATCCGTTTGTACATTCAGCAGAATAAGGCCTGGGTCcgcacttggaaagacttggcCAACGCCTTTATCACTCATTACTGCCATGTGACAGAGATGGCACCCAGCTGCATGATgctgcaagaaatggagaagaaacctATTGAAACATTCAGGGAGTATGCTTACAAGTGGAGGGATATGACGATCCACATGGATCCCCCTATGAGCGACCGATAG
- the LOC131159199 gene encoding L-ascorbate oxidase — protein sequence MVDHQLRWLCLFSLMLILARVPPSVEAARVRRFKWEVKYEYKSPDCFKKLVIAINGRSPGPSILAQQGDTVIVELKNSLLTENVAIHWHGIRQIGTPWFDGTEGVTQCPILPGDTFEYRFVVDRPGTYLYHAHYGMQREAGLYGSIRVSLPNGVSEPFSYDYDRSIILNDWYHKSTYEQATGLSSIPFGWVGEPQSLLIQGKGRFNCSLLTSPSLEPGTCNATNPECSPYSLTVVPGKTYRLRIGSLTALSALSFAIEGHNMTVVEADGHYVEPFVVKNLFIYSGETYSVLVKADQNPARNYWATINVVSRKPATSPGLAIFNYYPNHPRRSPPTVPPTGPIWNDTAPRLAQSLAIKARHGFIHPPPLTSDRQIILLNTQNKINGYFHWSVNNVSFSLPHTPYLIALKENLTHAFNQTAPPENYDAANYDIFRNASNVNATSSDSIYRLGFNTTVDIILQNANTMTPNNSETHPWHLHGHDFWVLGYGLGKFDKARDPEKYNLVDPIMKNTVAVHPYGWTALRFRADNPGVWAFHCHIESHFYMGMGVVFEEGIEKVGKLPLSIMGCGETKGFHRRP from the exons ATGGTTGATCATCAGCTTCGGTGGTTGTGCCTCTTTAGCTTAATGTTAATTCTGGCGAGGGTTCCTCCAAGTGTGGAAGCAGCCAGAGTTCGTAGATTCAAATGGGAGGTGAAGTATGAATACAAATCTCCTGATTGCTTCAAGAAACTGGTCATTGCCATTAACGGAAGAAGCCCAGGTCCCTCCATCTTGGCTCAGCAAGGTGACACTGTAATTGTCGAGCTCAAGAACAGCCTCTTGACTGAAAATGTTGCCATCCACTGGCATGGAATCCGACAG ATCGGAACCCCTTGGTTTGATGGAACAGAGGGCGTAACTCAATGCCCGATCCTGCCTGGAGACACATTCGAGTATCGGTTCGTCGTTGACAGG CCTGGTACATACCTGTATCATGCACATTATGGGATGCAAAGAGAAGCCGGGCTATACGGGTCGATTCGGGTGTCGCTGCCCAATGGAGTTTCCGAACCCTTCTCCTATGATTATGACCGAAGCATCATCCTCAACGACTGGTACCATAAAAGCACCTACGAGCAAGCCACCGGCCTGTCTTCCATACCCTTTGGTTGGGTTGGGGAGCCTCAG TCACTTTTAATACAAGGAAAGGGGAGGTTCAATTGTTCCCTTCTAACCTCTCCAAGCTTAGAACCCGGCACCTGTAATGCGACAAATCCCGAGTGCTCACCCTATTCGCTCACGGTAGTCCCCGGAAAAACGTACCGCCTCAGGATTGGCAGCTTGACAGCTCTATCTGCTCTCAGTTTCGCAATTGAG GGCCATAACATGACTGTTGTTGAAGCTGATGGTCACTATGTGGAACCATTTGTTGTGAAAAACCTGTTCATCTACTCTGGGGAGACATACTCAGTCCTTGTAAAAGCTGATCAAAACCCTGCAAGAAATTACTGGGCCACCATAAACGTTGTTAGCCGGAAACCTGCAACCTCGCCCGGTTTAGCCATCTTCAACTACTACCCGAACCATCCTCGTCGATCCCCTCCCACTGTCCCTCCCACTGGGCCTATTTGGAACGATACTGCACCGCGCTTGGCCCAAAGTCTCGCCATCAAGGCCCGCCACGGTTTCATCCACCCACCTCCCCTCACCTCAGACAGACAAATAATCCTCCTCAACACTCAAAACAAGATAAATGGTTACTTCCACTGGTCAGTGAACAATGTCTCCTTCTCCCTCCCCCACACTCCCTATCTCATTGCCCTCAAGGAGAATCTCACCCACGCCTTCAATCAAACTGCACCTCCCGAAAACTATGACGCTGCGAACTACGACATCTTTCGAAATGCCAGTAATGTTAATGCCACCTCCAGTGACTCCATTTATAGGTTGGGATTCAATACAACAGTGGATATTATACTGCAAAATGCAAACACTATGACACCGAACAACAGCGAAACTCATCCGTGGCATCTCCACGGGCATGACTTTTGGGTACTGGGGTATGGGCTTGGGAAGTTTGACAAAGCCCGGGATCCGGAGAAGTACAACCTTGTCGATCCGATCATGAAGAACACGGTGGCTGTGCATCCTTATGGATGGACGGCACTAAGGTTTCGGGCGGATAATCCAGGTGTGTGGGCTTTCCATTGTCACATAGAGTCTCATTTCTACATGGGGATGGGAGTGGTGTTTGAAGAAGGTATAGAGAAGGTGGGGAAGTTGCCTTTATCTATTATGGGCTGTGGTGAAACAAAAGGCTTCCATAGACGTCCATAG